The DNA window GGCCGTGACCTTGAAGCGCTTCTTGGCGCTCGACTTGGTTTTCATCTTGGGCATTTCCGTCTCCTTTCGGGCGGTGAAGGTGCGACTCGGCATGCCACAACGGCCGGTCGCCCCAGGTGAGTGACGAGCATATAGAAAGCCCGGGCCCCGCATGCAAGGAGAAATCGTTCTCCGACGCGTCAGGCGGGCCCGGGCAGAGCCTTATTCGGGCTCGAGATTGAAGATCAGCCGCTCTTCGCAGGGCGCGACGCGCAGGATATTGGTCGAGCCGGGCAGATTGAAGGGCAGCCCCGCGACCACGATGATCTTGTCATCGCCCCCGCCATAGCCGCCCTCCCGCGCCGCACGGGCAGCGCTGACCACGGCCATTTTGAAGCGCTCGACCTTCTCGTTGTAATAGCAGTTGATGCCCCAGCTCAGGCACAGCCGCCGACCCGTCGCCGGAAACGGCGTCAGCGCCAGGATCGGCACCCGCGGCCGCTCGCGCGAGGTCTTGAGCGCGGTCGTGCCCGATTCGGTGAAACAGCAGATCGCCTTGATGTCGGTGGTCTCGGCGATCTCGCGCGCGGCCGAGACGATGCCGTCCGCTACGCTCGAGCGCTCGGCCTGGCGGCTGGCCTCGATCACCGAGCGGTAGGTCGGGTCGCTTTCGACCTCGACCGCGACATTGTCCATCATCTTCACCGCCTCGACCGGATAGCGCCCGGCAGCGGATTCGGCCGACAGCATCACCGCATCGGCCCCCTCGTAGATCGCCGAGGCCACGTCCGAGACCTCGGCCCGGGTCGGCATCGGGCTTTCGATCATCGATTCGAGCATCTGCGTCGCCACGATCACCGGCTTGGCGGCGGCCCGGCAGGACCGCACCAGCCGCTTCTGGATCGGCGGCACGCTCTGGACCGGCAATTCGACCCCCAGATCGCCGCGCGCGACCATGATCCCGTCCGAGACCTCGAGGATCTCGTCGAAGGCCTTCACCGCGGCGGGCTTCTCGATCTTCGACAGGATCGCGGCCCGCGTGCCCACGATCTCGCGCGCCTCGATCACGTCCTCGGGGCGCTGCACGAAGCTCAGCGCGACCCAGTCGACACCGAGATCGAGCGCGAAATTCAGATCCTCGCGGTCCTTCTCGGACAGCGCCGCCAGCGGCAGCACCACATCGGGCACGTTCACGCCCTTGCGGTTCGAGATGGTGCCGCCCACGATCACCTCGCATTCGGCGAAATCGGGACCGTGCTCCTTCACCCGCAGCCGCAGCTTACCGTCATTGACAAGCAGCGTGGCGCCGGGTTCGAGCGCGTCGAAGATCTCCTTGTGCGGCAGTTGCACCCGATGCGCCTCGCCCGGGGTCGGGTCGAGATCGAAGCGGAAGGTCTGCCCGTCCTCGAGCTCGGCCGCGCCATTGGCGAACTGGCCGCAGCGCAGCTTGGGCCCCTGCAGGTCGGCCAGGATCGCGATCGGGCGGCCGGTATCGGCCTCGATCTGGCGAATGGTCGCGTGACGCTGCGCGATCTCCTCATGGGAGCCATGGCTCATGTTCAGCCGGAACACATCCGCTCCGGCCTCGAAAAGCGCCCGGATGGTCGCGTAGTCGGTCGAGGACGGGCCCAGCGTGGCCACGATCTTGAGGTTGCGTAGACGTCTCATACTGACCTATCTGTCTTCAGGTGATCCATGCGCAGTATGCGCCGGTGTACAATCCCACCTTCTAGGCCGAACTCAGCGTCAAGACAACCGGCGCCTGCGGGAACGGCCGCAGACAGGGATGTGGCTTGAAAAGGTGACAGGATGATGACCGAGCAGCCCTTCGAGACGGTCGGCGAGACGCGCGGCGGGCGCTGGCTGGTGACCTGCGATCACGCCACCAACATCGTGCCGTCCTGCGTGAATGGCGGCAGCCTCGGCCTGTCTCCGGCCGACATGGCCCGCCACATCGCCTGGGATCCGGGGGCCGCGGGCGTGGCCCGCGCGCTGGCCGAGCGGCTCGACGCGACCCTGGTGCTCAGCCGCTTCTCGCGGCTGGTGATCGACCCGAACCGGGGCGAGGACGATCCGACGCTGGTGATGCGGCTCTATGACGGCACCGTAATCCCCACCAACCGCGCCATCGGCGAGGCCGAGCTCGACCGCCGCATCCGGACCTTCTGGCGCCCCTATCACGGCGAGGTCGCGCGGCTGGCAGCGCGGCGCTCCGACACCGTCCTGCTCGCGATTCACAGCTTCACGCCGCAGTTGAAGGGCCGCCCGCCCCGGCCCTGGCAGATCGGCATCCTGCATGGCGCCGACGACCGGCTGGCGCGGCCGCTGATCGCGCGGCTGCGCGCCGAGGACGATCTGGGCGGTCTCTGCGTCGGCGAGAACGAGCCCTATGGCGGGCATCTGCCGGGCGATTCCGTCGACCGCCATGCCGAGGCCTTCGGCCGGCCGAACGTGCTGATCGAACTCCGCAATGACGTGATCGCCGCGCCCGCCGACCAGGTCGCCTGGGGCGCGCGGCTTGCCCCGATCCTCGAGGCCGCGCTGGCCGAGACCGGCGCCTGAGCGCGGCCCGCCCCTCCCGGAAGGAGACCCGACATGGACGACACCACCCGCACCGAGATCGAGGCCGCCGCCTTCCGGCGGCTCAGGCGCCACCTGATGGAGGACCGGCCCGAGGTCCAGAACATCGACCTGATGACCCTGGCCGGGTTCTGCCGCAACTGTCTGTCGCGCTGGATGGCCGAGGCCGCCGCCGAACGCGGGGTCGCGATGACCGAGGCCGAGGCGCGCGAGACCTTCTACGGCATGCCCTATGCGGACTGGAAGGCCCTGCATCAGACCGGGGCGAGCCCCGAACAGAAGGCGGCCTTCGACAGCGCCTTCGCCGCCAATGTCGGCCCGCGCAAGGACTGAGCCCTTTCGGCGCCGCCCGTGCCTGAGCTGACCTGAGCAGTGGTACCGGGAAGGTCTGCGGACGGGCCGCAAGAAAGCGGTCGCATCCGCCCCCGGGTTCTGGAGTAGACTGCGCCGCGACTCATGACAGCGCGGCACCGCCCGCGCGCCTCCGGGCGCGGGAGCATGTCTGTCGCCGCGCGCCCCGGACGAACGGAGCCCCCGATGATCCCGGCCAGCGGACCGATACTGCAATTCACTCCCAAACTTCTGACGGTCATGGCCGAGGGTTACGGGCTGCGCGCCTTCCGCGCCGATCTGGTGGCCGGGCTGACCGTGGCGGTGGTGGCGCTGCCATTGTCGCTGGCCATTGCCATCGCCTCGGGCGTGCCGCCGGATCGCGGGCTGATCACCGCCATCATCGGCGGCTTTCTGGTCTCGGCGCTCGGCGGCAGCCGGTACCAGATCGGCGGCCCGGCCGGCGCCTTCATCGTGCTGGTCATGGCCACCGTCCAGCGCCACGGGCTGGACGGACTGGCGCTCGCGACCTTCCTCTCGGGCCTCTTCCTGGCCGCGGCCGGGGCGCTTCGCCTGGGCAGCTTCGTCAAGTTCATCCCCTACCCCGTCACGGTGGGCTTCACCGCCGGGATCGGCGTCATCATCCTCGCCAGCCAGATGCGGCCGTTTCTGGGGCTGACCCTCGACGGCCCCGAACCCGGCCCCTTCCTCGAGAAGATCCCTGCGCTCTGGGCCGCGCTGCCGACGCTCGGCCCGATCGATCTGGCGATGGGCATCGGCACCTTCGGCTTCATCCTGGTGCAGCGCCGCCATGCGCCGCGCTTTCCGGGCATGCTGATGGCAATCGCGCTGGCCGGGCTGACGGTCTGGCTGTTCAGGCTGCCGGTGCCCACCATCGGCAGCGCCTATGGCGGCATCGCCTCCAGCCTGCCCGCGCCACATCTGCCGCCGCTGGGGCTCGAGAAGATCCGCGCCGTCCTTCCCGACGCGCTGGCCTTCACCCTTCTGGGCGCCATCGAGTCGCTGCTTTCGGCGGTGGTGGCGGATTCGATGACCGGGCGGCGCCACCGCTCGAATGCCGAGTTGATCGGACAGGGGGCGGCCAACATGGCCTCGGCCTGTTTCGGCGGCTTCTGCGTCACCGGCACCATCGCCCGGACCGCCACCAATGTGCGGGCTGGCGCCCATGGCCCGGTCGCGGGCATGATCCATTCGCTGGCGCTTCTGGGCATGGTGCTGCTGCTGGCACCACTCGCCTCGGCAATTCCGCTGGCAGCACTGGCCGGCGTGCTGGTCTCGGTCTCGCTGCACATGATCGACATCCGCGCGATCCGGACGCTCGCACGCACCGCCCGGGCCGAGGTCGTGGTACTGCTGGCAACGCTCGCGATGACTGTACTGCGCGATCTGACCGAGGCCATCGTGACCGGGCTTGCGCTCGGCGCGCTGGTCTTCCTGCACCGGCTCGCGCAGATGAGCGGGGTCGACGCGATGCTGGACGAGAGCGATACCGAAAGCCGGCCCGAGGATCGCGGCCCCAACCGGCAGACCGTGGTGCTGAGGCTGACGGGCGCCTATTTCTTCGGCTCGGCTCCGGTGATCGAGAATGTGCTCGACCGGATCGCGGCCCGGCCGCGCCATCTGATCCTCGACATGGCGGATGTCCCGCTTCTGGACATGACCGGCGCACACAGCCTGACCGGCTTCGCCCGAAAGGCGCTCGAGCAGGGCATGGCGGTCTCTCTGGCAGGGGCACGCCCCCGGCATCTGCAGATGCTCAGGGCCGCCGGGCTGCCAGACGCCACCCATATCACACCGGATGTCGCCGGGGCCCGGGCCATGGCCGATGCGGCCTGATCCTTGCGCATCTCGGCCCTTCCCCCTGTCCAGTCATCAGCCCTGCCCGGGCGCGGTGACGGGACCGGTCATGCCCTCTGGAACTTCGGGCCCGCCCATCCCTGCCAGCGCGCTCGAACCGTCTCTCTTCCCCCTCCCGCAGGCCGGCAAGCGGCCATAGGGACCGCGGAACGGACCAAAGAAAGTGCAGCCTACGGTGTCGGCGCTTCACCCGGACGCTGGCGGCACAGAGCCTGCATCGACACCGCGCCTGAAGCATCCGGCCTGCGATGCGCCTCATCGGTGAGCGGATCACTGGCGACGACACCCGACGCCCTCATCACGCCCCTGCCACGCGCAGCCGGCCAAGGCATTCACCTGAGCGGCTCACCCCGACGTCGGGCCGGTACTACTAGCCGCTCGCGGAACAGCCCCGCCCCGAAGCCGTCTGAGGCACCTTTGACCAGCCCCGCCCCATCGCCCGGGACCGCGAAGCGCGGCGCGGAAAGCCCACCATTGCTGAAGGCAGGCGTCATCCGAAGCCGGTCCCGTTCCAGGCCGCGCTCTTGGCCCGGACTCGCCCCCCCCCCGGAATGAACGTCTTCGCGAAGCGGCCCCAGGACGCGGGGAAACCGCATGAGCTCATCATCGCTGCGGTCGCGCGCAGGCATGTCAGCCCCGCCAGGGCCGGGCCAATCACCGCGGCTGAAGGACAAGCGGGCTAGCGGTCCGGCCCCCGGTCGAGCAGATCGTCCGGGACCAGCCCGGCCAGCCAGGCCCGGGCCGCATCGACCGTCTCGACATAGGCCTCGACCTGGCCCTCGAGCGCGGGGCTCAGCCCGGCAATGGCCGGCGCCTTGAGATAGGCAGAAAGTGCTGCCGCCGCGACCAGAACCGCGACAAGGAAGCCCGCCACGAAGGCACCGCCCCAACCGCTGCGGGATGCGGCCGCGGGCGGGATGCTTTCGGCGCCGCGATCGGTGCTGGCCGAAAGCGTCGAGGTGATCTTCTCGATATCGGGCAGCAGGTCGCGCCGCCGGGCCGGCAACGGCTCGGCCGGGGCGGCCTCCGGGTCGGCCTCCGGTTCGGACCGCGGCGACGGCGCTGCCTCGGGGGCACTGCCCCGACCCGAACGCGGCGGGCTGACAAGCCCCAGATCGGCCTGTTCCGAAAAGGTCTCGGCGGTCGCCTCTTCCTCGCGGGCGCGCTGCTCGCGCTCGGCCTCCTCGCGCAGGATGTTCAGCACGTCCTCGTCGAGCCCGCGGCGCGGCGGCGCATCTGTGCCCTGCCCGGTCGGGGGCACCGCACCGGCGCCATCCGACGCGGTCTCCGGCGGCACCGGCGCGCGCGGCACCGCGAAGCCCGCCAGCGGGTCCTGCGGCGCGGCACCGGCCGGGTCCTGGAACCATATGTGGTTACAGTTCGAACACTGGACGTCACGCCCCTCGTCCGGGATCACCGCCTCGTCCACCTCGTATTGGGCGCCGCATTTCGGGCACGTCAATCGCATTCCGCTCTACCCCCCGGGGCGTATCGGCCCGCCGGACCTGCCTGCCATATCCGCGCCATGTTGTATCACCGGCTGCGGAAATTCAAAGCCTTTGCGGTCGGTGCGATTGCAACCCGCGCGGACGTGGGCAATACCATGGGCGAACGGACCCGGACCCCGGCCGACGGAGCGGACCTTGATTGAGCTCGAAAACGTCTCGCACAGCTATGGCGGCAGCGAGCTTCTGTGCGACATGTCGCTGAGGCTGGCGCCGGCCTCGTTTCATTTCCTGACCGGCCCCTCGGGGGCGGGCAAGACCACGTTCCTCAAGATCTGCTATGCCGAACTGCATCCCAGCCATGGCACGATGCGCCTGTTCGGCGCCGATCTCGCGGGGCTCGACCGCGACGGGGTCGCGCGGATGCGGCGCCGGATCGGCGTGGTGCATCAGGATTGCCGCTTCCTAGACCACCTGCCGCTCGCCGAGAATATCACCCTGCCGCTGCTGGCCTCGGGCCGCGATATCGCGGCCGAAGAGCGCAACCTCGCGGAACTCATGAACTGGGTCGGGCTGAAGGCGCAGGCCGGGGCGCTGCCGCCGCAGCTTTCGGGCGGCGAGCGCCAGCGCGCGGCGCTGGCCCGGGCGGTGATCCTGTCGCCCGACGTGATCCTGGCCGACGAACCCACCGGCAATGTCGACTGGGAGATGTCGCTGCGTATCCTGCAACTGTTGATCGAGCTGAACCGGATGGGCAAGACGATCCTGATCGCGACCCATGACCTGAACCTGATCCGGGCCGCCAAGACCCAGGTCGCGGCGCGCGTGCTGCGCATCAAGGACCGGCGGCTGCAGCTCGCGGGGGCGGATCTGTGAGGCCGCTGCTGGCGGCCCTGAGGCGGCGCGTCGTGCTGCTGGCCTCGGCTCTGAGCTCGGAGCCCGAAGCCAGCCGGGTCGTGCCGCCAACCGGCTTCACCGCCCGGCTCACGCTGTTCACTGCCGCCACCATGACCTTTCTCGCGGTCTTCGCGCTGGCGCTGAGCATGGCCTCTGGGCGGCTGGCCGACCGCTGGGCGGACGCGCTGGCGCGGACCGCGACGGTGCGGATCTCGGCCCCGCCCGGGCAGATGGGCACCCAGACCGACGCGGTGCTCGAGATCCTGCGCACGACCCCCGGCATCGCCTCGGCCCGGGCCATGAGCGACATCGAACAGCGGCACTTGCTGGAGCCCTGGTTCGGCCCCGACCTGCCGG is part of the Rhodovulum sp. MB263 genome and encodes:
- a CDS encoding SulP family inorganic anion transporter — translated: MIPASGPILQFTPKLLTVMAEGYGLRAFRADLVAGLTVAVVALPLSLAIAIASGVPPDRGLITAIIGGFLVSALGGSRYQIGGPAGAFIVLVMATVQRHGLDGLALATFLSGLFLAAAGALRLGSFVKFIPYPVTVGFTAGIGVIILASQMRPFLGLTLDGPEPGPFLEKIPALWAALPTLGPIDLAMGIGTFGFILVQRRHAPRFPGMLMAIALAGLTVWLFRLPVPTIGSAYGGIASSLPAPHLPPLGLEKIRAVLPDALAFTLLGAIESLLSAVVADSMTGRRHRSNAELIGQGAANMASACFGGFCVTGTIARTATNVRAGAHGPVAGMIHSLALLGMVLLLAPLASAIPLAALAGVLVSVSLHMIDIRAIRTLARTARAEVVVLLATLAMTVLRDLTEAIVTGLALGALVFLHRLAQMSGVDAMLDESDTESRPEDRGPNRQTVVLRLTGAYFFGSAPVIENVLDRIAARPRHLILDMADVPLLDMTGAHSLTGFARKALEQGMAVSLAGARPRHLQMLRAAGLPDATHITPDVAGARAMADAA
- a CDS encoding zinc-ribbon domain-containing protein; amino-acid sequence: MRLTCPKCGAQYEVDEAVIPDEGRDVQCSNCNHIWFQDPAGAAPQDPLAGFAVPRAPVPPETASDGAGAVPPTGQGTDAPPRRGLDEDVLNILREEAEREQRAREEEATAETFSEQADLGLVSPPRSGRGSAPEAAPSPRSEPEADPEAAPAEPLPARRRDLLPDIEKITSTLSASTDRGAESIPPAAASRSGWGGAFVAGFLVAVLVAAAALSAYLKAPAIAGLSPALEGQVEAYVETVDAARAWLAGLVPDDLLDRGPDR
- a CDS encoding cell division ATP-binding protein FtsE, which translates into the protein MIELENVSHSYGGSELLCDMSLRLAPASFHFLTGPSGAGKTTFLKICYAELHPSHGTMRLFGADLAGLDRDGVARMRRRIGVVHQDCRFLDHLPLAENITLPLLASGRDIAAEERNLAELMNWVGLKAQAGALPPQLSGGERQRAALARAVILSPDVILADEPTGNVDWEMSLRILQLLIELNRMGKTILIATHDLNLIRAAKTQVAARVLRIKDRRLQLAGADL
- the pyk gene encoding pyruvate kinase; this encodes MRRLRNLKIVATLGPSSTDYATIRALFEAGADVFRLNMSHGSHEEIAQRHATIRQIEADTGRPIAILADLQGPKLRCGQFANGAAELEDGQTFRFDLDPTPGEAHRVQLPHKEIFDALEPGATLLVNDGKLRLRVKEHGPDFAECEVIVGGTISNRKGVNVPDVVLPLAALSEKDREDLNFALDLGVDWVALSFVQRPEDVIEAREIVGTRAAILSKIEKPAAVKAFDEILEVSDGIMVARGDLGVELPVQSVPPIQKRLVRSCRAAAKPVIVATQMLESMIESPMPTRAEVSDVASAIYEGADAVMLSAESAAGRYPVEAVKMMDNVAVEVESDPTYRSVIEASRQAERSSVADGIVSAAREIAETTDIKAICCFTESGTTALKTSRERPRVPILALTPFPATGRRLCLSWGINCYYNEKVERFKMAVVSAARAAREGGYGGGDDKIIVVAGLPFNLPGSTNILRVAPCEERLIFNLEPE
- a CDS encoding N-formylglutamate amidohydrolase, whose protein sequence is MTEQPFETVGETRGGRWLVTCDHATNIVPSCVNGGSLGLSPADMARHIAWDPGAAGVARALAERLDATLVLSRFSRLVIDPNRGEDDPTLVMRLYDGTVIPTNRAIGEAELDRRIRTFWRPYHGEVARLAARRSDTVLLAIHSFTPQLKGRPPRPWQIGILHGADDRLARPLIARLRAEDDLGGLCVGENEPYGGHLPGDSVDRHAEAFGRPNVLIELRNDVIAAPADQVAWGARLAPILEAALAETGA
- a CDS encoding DUF1244 domain-containing protein, with protein sequence MDDTTRTEIEAAAFRRLRRHLMEDRPEVQNIDLMTLAGFCRNCLSRWMAEAAAERGVAMTEAEARETFYGMPYADWKALHQTGASPEQKAAFDSAFAANVGPRKD